One part of the Segnochrobactrum spirostomi genome encodes these proteins:
- a CDS encoding MarR family winged helix-turn-helix transcriptional regulator, whose translation MARESDPTASIGFLLGDANRLFRQRFDAAAAEAGLGLTPGEARTLGYVSKYEGARQTPIAEAMGVDPMTLVAFLDRLEGLGLVVRFPDPTDRRAKVIRLTETSAPVVAKIRQVAEAVRNEALEGLDEAERDVLRDLLRRIIAQLSAPDTVSETAS comes from the coding sequence ATGGCGAGAGAGAGCGATCCCACGGCCTCGATCGGATTTCTCCTCGGGGACGCCAATCGGCTCTTTCGCCAGCGATTCGACGCCGCCGCCGCCGAGGCTGGCCTCGGGCTCACGCCGGGCGAGGCGCGTACGCTCGGCTACGTGTCGAAATATGAAGGCGCCCGCCAGACCCCGATCGCCGAGGCGATGGGCGTCGATCCGATGACCCTCGTCGCCTTTCTCGACCGGCTGGAAGGCCTCGGGCTGGTGGTGCGCTTCCCCGACCCGACCGACCGCCGCGCCAAGGTTATCCGCTTGACGGAGACCTCGGCCCCGGTGGTCGCCAAGATCCGTCAGGTCGCCGAGGCGGTCCGCAACGAGGCGCTCGAAGGGCTCGACGAAGCCGAGCGCGACGTGCTGCGCGATCTGCTCCGGCGCATCATCGCCCAGCTCTCCGCCCCCGATACCGTTTCAGAGACCGCCTCCTGA